The DNA region GGGCAGAACCCAGAACGTTATATAAAGGGGTAAATCCCCTTATTTTCAGACCAAGCACCCCAAAAATCTCTccaaaaatctggaaaattcCCCCAACCCTTCCACACCAAATTTTGgcccaaaccaggtataatCCCCAAATTTCAgtccggatagcgtatagttttTGCTGCAGAATCGTATGGCGGTGTGTGGTGGCAAAAAAAATTAGCGTGAAAAAGCGAAGATCCGGCATTATTAaagagagaaaggtatgaatctctttctaatTGTGTTAATACCgctttatttacggagaagtgtgattaaataattgtatacgAGTTAATTAGTCAAAGTTAGAAAACAGGTGTGGgctgtttatggaatattttggaattGGAAACATGATGATTGaagttggtattgttattgttgtgttgttggctaTTGAActaagaattcgggctaggcacataaataggggagatgctgcccgattttcggcagaatatgaAATGGTATAATTTGAAGTGTTGGTTTAGAATTGGactcttaagtgttatggctaatgtttggtgtatatgaatattgttgtagatcttgcGAAGCCAAAGACTTAATTCGGATTAGTAAGACgcagacaaggtatgtaaggcttatccttcctttctttggcatgtcctagagccaAATAaggtatgatgtgatatgctgCCTTGGGGTAAATCTGTTCTGTGATTCCGAGTTTGATTATGCCTCTAATTCGCTTCTTGATATTAATTTATGACTCTGGTTCATtctttgatataagtattttgatataaacattatgatgtaaatattctaatataaatattctgatataagtactcagatataagtattctggtataagCCTTCCGATATGATAATTCTGATACGAATATTCCGATATGAGAATTCCGATATAAATATTCTGCTATGAGTATTTGGATATGAGTCTTCTGATCTGAGTATTCTGATATGAGTATTCTctgtaagccttaatgttcttcatgtacgatctcggatcgcttgaaaagtccgaagaggtttctgtactCCAATGCTCTTAacttccgatactaactcgaaagaacccgaaacttgttctgaATCCTCTGATGTCGGTCAGTATacctatccattgagtctggatttatgtgcatatggtttctcactactctgctcgtgcaaggctcaatgtatttGTTCACTGCACCCCGGCCGGGatcgttatcgtgcgcatgcctcgTATATGTATCCGTTCACTTTGCGTCCCGGCCGGAGTTCGTTATCGTGCGtgttccactgcattgttcaccgcgtccctcataggcgggccgggctctgtttatgcttatgatattatgatttgatgatatggggacggtggccaggatggcatatgatctgtctgttcaccgcgtcccgtacttcAGTAGGgccggttcgttaccgcgtccctcactggagggccgggatctgttatcAGCATATGTTTATGACAAAATATGATCTGTTATGCATAATTTGTGATCTGAAAGTATGCATTCTGATATGCTGGATAAGATacgcattttctgtacttctgattctGAACAAGATTCTGTATGTCATAAGTCTGCACTTCTGATTCTGACGAAGCTCTGTCTATTATGCCTCTGTACTCTCGATTCTGATCATGAGTCTGTCTGGTATATCTCtgtacgtctgattctgattatGAATCTGtcctgtacgtctgactctgattacgaATCTGTTCGATACAGCTTTGTACATTTGCATCTGAATACGAATTTCGTCCGGTACGAAACATTATCTGAGTCCTCTGTACTATCTGTAAACCATCGGATATGTGCCCTCAGCGAAgcatatgatatgttatgtgctccgtctgacgtgtgagaCCCCTGATGCATTCtgtattttctgtacctcttcgTACATGCGATCTGTGATTGAAagataagcattttagtactctggTTGACTTACTCATCTTCTGTACTCCTTCTGATATACGAGACAGGTATGTCTGAGTTGTGTCTGAAGAATAAGCGTCTGatattttgattattgtattTACTTTTAGTCCTGTCTGCTTCAGTTAtggttctgttttctgtattgcatgccttacatgctcagtacatttttcgtactgaccctctgtctttggggggctgcgtttcatgccgcgcaggtactcccagatgagctgaagttactatagaagatgtcccagcgaagatggcaagctccattctcccggagggctgccaagtcagagtttgttgttatggtttctggaattatgttagagactttgcagacagcgtcgtgggtgttggttgtcagtctgtcagcggctccaccagccgatatgtcgatttgtgttgtgtagtaaattttgtataattacagattttgtcaaatttgcaagcttcattatgtatttcattattattcagtttagagatttgaaaaaaaaattatgtgcgtaataggagtctgtgggtttgctcggctccggatgtggggtcgggtgcccatcacgccccaTCGGAATTGGGGGCGTGAcaaccaaaccaagtcaaaccaaaccactagtcgggtttttttctcgatttgactcggtttattggtttggtgcgatttgtcggtttactttgtacacccctagttatTACAATGAATGCCAATAGTTTGACGCCACAATTTTGATGACACCATTAGATTGATATAGGAAATTTTCACCTTGAGATTATTATTTACTCCCCTTTAGGTCGATCTAAAATAGTGCCTACTCGTCTAAAATACATATTCTCCTCTCCACCTCGTTAAGAGTTTTATCTAATATTCACCGTGTAAATTGATTGATGCAGCTGTTTTAGAAACTTCATGCCGTTACTTTAACATTAGTGTATAGGCGCGAACTATATGCAATGAGTGCTTCAATTGTAACTATTTATATTAGTGCATCTTGACCATGGGCATATGCTGTTCAAGCAAAGAGAATTAACATTGAGAAAACAATAACATAATAGCGTTAAAATAGACCTGACAGTGTACAAATCTCATAATACACTTTATTACTCCTTATACTTGAAGTTATTATTATAGAATTTTCCACTATCTTAGCTTGCAGCTGACGCAACACTCACTGGCAGAGGCGTCACCTCTGCTGCTTCGGAGTATCCATGATTCTCATCAGTATGGGCGGCCAGATCGTCAATGCCCCAAAATTTAGCAGTTTTAATATCTTCTTGAGCCATCAACTTAGAAAATTCTTCATGATCATAATTCAATGTGGCTTTTCCCCCAAACTCACTTGGAAGGTTCTCAGTATCGAAAAATGTCTTCATCAACTCCACACTATCTTTGTTATTCGGATACACAAACTTGATCTTCTCAAATGTTTTTGTATCGATAAAATATTTTACTACCTGCACAAGAATGACAAATTGAGATTCACTAAGTTTAGAAAATGGTCCTCCTTACAAATGAAGGAGGAAGGATGTTACCTTCCAAAATGCCTCGAAAAATCTAGGCGGACTATAGAGAACAACTATAGCAAGCCTCTCTGGATAGTGATTCTGCAAAATATAGATGATATCTCTTGCTGTCTTAATGGAAATGTTGGTGTTTAATGACCATCCATTGAAGTCTATCAACCAAGACATTTGTTCTTGGCCTTGTGGCAGGTTAAGGATAGCGTTCTCCATCAGATAGACTAGATGACGAATGTTACCTTCTGGGGATGATGTGTTCTATCATCCATGAAGCAGAAGAATGAGAATACTTGAATCAGATTTGAGGTCGGATTTTACTAAAAGAGTTAGATATCAACACTAACCTGTTTCCCAGGCCTCATTATAAGTACGGTCCTGCCCAGTCGGTCATGGAAATTGGCTTTGGAAACTTTGCCAGTTTCGCCTTCTTGTGCTACTTCATGCTGATCATAAAGTGCAAGAtcattattttaaaatctatcTTCTCAGATTATACCAAGTGACAAAAAGATTCGTCTAGTAACACATTGTGCAGCAATAACCATAACCATAAATCTCAAGAACTGTGGTAGATTCACAAGTTGATGATGACAAAAAGGTGTGTGCAATTCATTGTTGACTCAGTCTTTTATGTTGGAATTGCAGTGATTGGGCATAATTTTACTCGTCCGCGCACTTTTTTGGCTCTCCCTGGAGCTTTTGGCCTAATAGGTTTCACCTTCTATCATTGATTGCAGTGTGCTAAGTACCACCTAACACTTTTTGGTTCTTCAATATaaagtgaaaaacaaaaaattgagcTAAGCTAACCAGCTTTTATCATGTGCATATGCTACAACAGAGGCAGAAAATAACTACTTGCTGAAATTAAGACACTCTTTCATAGTTTGTAAGATAATACATTATTATTTCAATACTTTTAGATGGCAAAATGCAACCTCGCATAGTTTGGACGATAAAGTTGAGAGAACAAACTGATACTAGAGATGGCAAAGGGCAAAAAAAGATTTTCGTTCAGTAGAGAGAAGACTTACCCAACGAATTTCCTCTGGTTTAAATGTGGATCTCCACTTGAGAGTCTCTTCCAGCATTTTCTTTGCCTTATCAAGGTTCCAATTTCGAGCTTCTAAGTATCGCCTCAGACACGCATCAGAACAGAACTTTAAGCTACGTCCAGATAGAGGTCCAAGGCCTGCCCTTAGCTCGCTAACCTGCTTAGACTAAGGAATTCAGTTCCTATGTATAAACCCACAGTACTAACCACTAATCGCTTTTTAGCGAGTCCAATGGTCATTACATACAATTCATCTTGAGTAGAATGGCCTAGTTTTAGACCAGTGGTTCGTTTGCTGGTTAGTTCTCTATAAGCAGCAGTTGTGGCCAGGATATTTTCATTTGAGAATTGAGATTACATGGATGCCTTACGGCTAATTGAGGCGGTAACATGATCAGCATAGATTTAATGAAGCAAATTGGAAAGTAAACAAGCCAAATAAAACTCCTATAGCAAAACTGCatattttgtgaaaataaaACTTGATCAAAACTCTGTTACCTTTGCATCACGGCTAGCAGAGTCATCAGCCTCATTCGCGTGAGACGGCTTTCTCCGAAACATGGTTCCTGTTAATCGAGAATATATATGTGAGCTCTGATTCATCATCAAGACAAACACGAGTCGTAAATTGAGGCTTCAGGTAAGATAAGCTGGATTAGGCCAGctatgaaaaggaaaaagaacaacaaaaacAGAGAAGATTGAAATAGTTACCTTTCTTGGAATGGAACTAGGAAGATGCAGAAAAAATTGGACTTAAAGGCTTTCCTAAAAGAGAGAAAGGCAGACAGGGAGATCCATGTGATTTACTCGGACTCTTTTTATGCACAAAAAATAGCAATTAGTCCTTCTGCAAACAGTAAGTTAATGGGTGGTGACAAAACCACGCATTGTTGTAGAGAAATCACGCAGAGTTGGTGATCATtccttttcaaaatattataataagGAGGAAACTACCGAACAGTGGAATTTTCACACGCTGGTAGTCTTCTTTTTATGGACACTATAATGTAATAATATCCAACTTTACTATTCAAAGTAAATGTGTACAATTTTGGATGGTTCTCACAAAACACTTTTGACGGTAAAAACGAACTGCTGACCAAGACTTGTTGCAGAATTCAACAAAATTTCAGTTATTTTTTCTACAGCTTGCCTTGTAGGATATTTCAGATAGTTCCCTATGATATAGGTAAGGATCTAGAGCTTTCATGGTTCCCTATGATATAGGTAAAGGATCTAGAGCTTTCAAATTTAGGTATTGATTTTGATTGGTTATTCtcccacactttttttttttttttttttttaactgaagaacccatatatcttttttttttttttttaactgaagaACCCATATATCTATTACAACTTGCTTCACGAAGTGAAAGCAAACCTATGGCGAATAGTGATTCCCCTTCAACTACGTCTTTTTTTCTTCAGTTATGGTGGAAGTATTGCAGTGTTTCGGGCAGCTTGTTAACACAATGACCACAAATTTCCCTACTTAGTTATATATTGTATACATAGACTGTTAATGTTAGATTTCAACTTCAGTCACAACACATATAACTTCTGAGAGCACTCTATAAAGAAACAATACAGCCAGGGATAGGAATAAGAATACTGTGCCGCTgtcaataaaatataattaacatAATAATGCTGTCAGATAAATTAACAAAATCTTTATTAAAATGGGGAACAAAACTGTCCACATATACTAACATAATATAAAATGTGCGGAACATTACAAGTCCAGTTTTAGTACACGGACACTAGAAGAACCATACAAATTTGTTCTGGCCGATTCTCTATGGAAAAAAACAcacaaaacatacacaaacatatACGATTTTAAATGATGGATGGACACCCGCACTCCCTCGGCTTCCCTTTGGGCCCTGTAGATCATCTCCTTTAGTTTCTCAGATTTCTGAACAAGGTCCAAAATAGATGCCTACGTTGGCCTTGAAGTCTTTTCCTGGGTGAATAGTTCAAGATCAATGATCTGTTTCATTATTTCCTTTTGCCAGATTGCCTGCTCATTCTCACCGCCTTTGTATAGGAAGAGGAAAGTCGACATTCTGCATCACAGTGAACCTCTTGTATCCTTTACAAGTCAATATCTCAGCGAACAGTTGTACAATCTTCTAAGGGTTTCCTCGCATGCTAGTTGATATTTATGTGTTGAATGGACTACTATCAGGGATCTTTGTTCCTTATCCTGTTTCCCTCGATGCTGTTACTGGCTACACGGCGGGCCTTAATTctatttcttcaaaatttctCAGTAGCCGGTGACATTGAGCTGTTTGTCTCAGCTACTGGAACAATATTCTGTGATATCCAGACTGCCTTGCTCGAGAATCCTGAAAATCCTGTTTTCATGAACTCACTGAACATAGTGAGTTGCTATTTTGTTTGGAATATCCctcaattttaattgattatacgTTAATACAAATACTTCTTAGGGTCACATAAATCAGTCATTTcgatctttcccaacatatattcTCATACTCTTTTCTCTGTATCCAACTCTTCAAGTTGGGATTATCTATGATACTTCTACAATTTTGCCTTGATTCTCCGTTTGACTGAAGAAAAGATACAGAACACTGCTCGAATATGCAGATGACTCCGTACCATAGAATGTGACACCACAACATCTCACCAATGGATGTGACAtataaaacacaaaaaaaaagggtaggaaacataaaaaataacaaacataGAAATACATACCTGAAAGAAGTACAAGGATCTTTGCAGTCGAAACTCCAAACTTTCAAGACTCAAATCATATGAGCAATCTGTTCACCAGCCGAAGAAATGCTTGCACTCAATAAGATGAATTGACCGATGTTCACCCCTAATTCTGCATACCAGCAGCTCTTCTTTAGGAGGAAGTTCCAGCACTTCGCTACACGAGAAACAGACCTTCTATCTTGTACTTTCTCCCTATTAAGTCTACAAGATCTGTCCCCGATGCACACTAATATATACCCTGTAGCCTTGAACTATCATTGATCAAGGCCTACAGAAAGAACGTGTTTGCAACCATAATAAAAACCAAGCATCATACATCAAACATCATCTGATGCTAAAGCACATCTGCGATAATAGGACAGAAAACCTCGattaatttgatttgataacATAATCCCTCAGAGTCCTTTCCAGATATTAGGAAAAATCACCATAGTTAAATTGTTCTTTAATTTACATCCTTCTGATTTCCCCTTCAAATATTATACCAACGCCAAAGTCCTTCACATGTATCGGCTGGAACAGTTTGTGTTCCAAGTTGAATAATCAAATACCATACCACCACAATACCAGATTCGCAAAGCAATTTTGGTTTGTACTCAAATTTAAACCGTTCACCTTCAactaatatttgaaattttccatGATTCATCGCACAGTCACTAGCGCTTCTTATAGTCTAATCGTGAAATAAAGAGTAGTAATAGCTGACTCTCATACAGAGACAGATAATGGACATCAGCAGAAGGAAAACTTAAATATGAAAGATCCGGTACGATACCAGCTTGGATTAATCGAGCAAATATCTGCTGCAATAAAACTCATGTAAACATCCGCATTCATAGAATAATAACTTATTTCATCAAATTCTGGAAGTATTGAGTTGAAAACATTTTCTATTGCTACAAAGTGATCCGATATTTCGTGTGTTGCCCATGCATCATTTATTGTGAATCCAAGCAAATCATAATTACGAGCCTATGATGCATACCTGAGGTCCGCGAGGTTTGCTTGGCGGACTAGATGAAGAGTTCACATGGATTTCATCACAAGCAAGTTTCTACAGAAAGATACTAATTGGCTTACTAGTTTCAGAGTTACCACTGTGATGAAATTCATGTTCGAAACTTGAAAGATCACATTCCTCACATCTATGGAGCTGACTGCACAAACTATCAGCTTATGTTATAACCCCAATTAGGTTGCTTCCGTTGACAATGTATTTAGAATAATTGTTGCTATGCTATAAAAAATAGCTATCTCGGTTTTTTGCTGTCTCTAACGCGCATTATAATCAATTGCAAAATTCAAGCAGAAAAGATGCTAACCACGGTGTACCTGATGTGGGTGGCCAATTAAGGATAGCTCGTTGAGACGTTGCTTTTTGCAGTAGGTCTGACGATCAATTTAAGCACACAAGACATAGAGAATCATAAAACACACACACCGCAAGAGGAGAGAGATCCcgggccaaaaaaaaataaaaaaatcccgTGCTATCTCCCCCTCACATCCCAAAAAACCCAATTTTATTAAGGATAGAGACCTGCCATGCAAGCGCACCTGACATGGCAAAGGCCAGAGCAGTAACAGAGTAATTTAAACAGGACATGACCCCCAGAAATTAGGCCTCATATGTCCCGATTAtacccttcttctttttttcccctcaCATCCCGATTATACGTGTTACATCTTCGTACATACAACAGCAAATTCCTATGGATATTGTTCTCCACGCTTCTGAATACATAAATCTTTGACAAACATCTTACGATGGAGAATATCCAGCCCACAAGGCAAAGAATTTTGATCCAAGCTTTCCCTCTGCACAGCAAGCCTGAGGGGATTGGAAGAAATTCACATACCAAGAGCCAAAGAGATGAGGAACAAGGAAACCTCCAATCAGCTACCTACAAAATGAGCAAAAGGAATCCATGCTCCGTGATCATTCTTACCGAGGGGAAGAAGGCTAGAATAGCAGGAAGGTCATCTTAATTATCATCATCTCAAAGGTTGGTGTTGCAGAAAGGGAATAATGAAGGGTATATATAATATGGTTAACCGACTTGGGGAAACATAACCGACTCAGAGTCATAGAGAAGATGTACGATGTTTCCCTTGCCGGTTAAGACAATTGAGAGGAATCTGGATATGTTGACCACTTATTCTGTGACACGTGGCGGACCGACGTGTTCTTCTCCAAATTGGAGCTTAACCGCAAGCAAATCGAAGCGAAGCCCACATAAACCCATCAGAAGCGGCAAACGTTAGCCCTAGTCTCCGGCCCAACGATACAAAGCCCAAAACATATAGAGAAAATAACATGGTTTGTCACATTTCTAAACTTAGATATTAACTGGATTTCATCACATCTTGGCTACATATATTTAAGCTCTGTTCCACTAAACTAGAGATTCACGTTAAAACTAAATGAGGGAttacatttattttcttattctttatttttttgtgttctaACAGAGACCATTTTAAACAATTGATACATCATTTTTCCATTCTCATCAGATTCTTGTTGTTCAGTTTTGATTTATCATAGTTTTCAGACTGCAAGACAAAAAATGctattccttttccttttatattgGACTCTACCATATTTTTCCCttgtatattttcttttatttaaggCTACAGTTATTTATGCTTCAAAGAGTTTCTATATTTATGTGGTACTAATAGTCTTGGAAAAATGTCAAAAGTCAAATTattgttatatatttttgtataaatttatTGGAATATATTCTTTCCTTCCCTCTCTATATAAATTAATATTCTATGTATttttatggtataattttttatacCATAATCcctatttatatatgtgtgtgtgtgtgtgtgccacaattatataaataaaaatatacatttttttacgatataaattttataccataaatCTACCATGTATTTTATTGTATAAATATAGTTTGACAATTCAAATTATTGTTATATTTCTAGTACAATTTTATAGGATATAAAGGTTACATTGTATATTCATTAAATTTGCTATATCAAAAGtacatttttatgatttttttaaattaaaatataaatattatgaACCTAAAACATACCACGTAAAATTATGGTATAGATACCATATATGGAAAGTCAGTTTCTATAAGGGAGAGGAAGGCATAACTTTGTGTTGAGAGGAGataattttgagcaaaaaaatagTAAAATCAGTATGATTTAGCATGGATAGAGGAGATAATAATATAATCAATGTTATATTGGAGAGTAATTTATCAtgtggtaaatatttttatatttttgaatagttgaattttttcccaaacatatatgtgatattttaatattaactTTATCAGTTCTTATTAGCTCTAAACTCAAAACAAACGTACTTTATTTTTTCTAACCCATTTTAAACAATTAGAAttcacattttctttttttagccGGCTAGTCATTGAATAAGGCTACTACTGAATTTTCTATTATAAATTAAGGAAAtatctttcttctctctctattTAATATTCTATACCAAATACCTAATCCCTATTTTGAGGGaatataacatttttattttttttctcattttcggtAAAGAGCCCGCATTTTTATGCTTTTTTGATTGAACCTCCACTAAATAAATCTGTGGAGCCTTTCAAGTTGGTTTCAATATGTATAACTTTTGTAATACAAGTGTATAATTtagcataataataatataaataatgttATATTTCATGTGGATATGATGTTCAATATTATATACGttgatattttaattactttgtctagttattatttccacaaaaatatttataattattgtaTATATCAAGTATGTAACATgtgtataattcatgaaactaatgTTTTTGGTTTCATGTATAATGTGTGTATAGACATATATAACTCATGTGTACATTTTCGTTTCATGTATAATGTGtgtataaatgtatataattcatgtctaaatttTTATTTCCTGTACAATGTGTGTATAAATGTATATAACTCGTGTATAAATGCCACTGTTGTATATCCAATCAATATTACAgaattattattaatttgtaAGTATAAATTACtgatatagaaaataaaatagaaaatctaGGAaattacatatataacataaaataatatacatttgtaatatttatacatgaattatatatagttatacacaaaatatacatgCACACGAAAAAACCCATAGCACAGACAAAAAAAACATACACATGCAAACACATTTTTTAAACACACaaacagatatatatatatatatatatatatgggtaactgaaaatggaaaaaagagaTGGCATACagtatttttttcatttgagtaattgaaaaaataagagaaaaaaggaaagaattctTTTTAATTAGACAAAATAATGGCATGATCTTTTAAAAATGGAGGCTTTTTCGCCTAGATTTATGCTAGGATTtgatatggttagatgtattgtATGGCTAATTGTTGTAAACTATCTTTTAGGGCTAGATTAAGTTGTATAGATTATGGGCTTGGCTAATTATGTTTTCTTACCTTAGATAAAGTTGCTCCCAGTAAAATTCAGAAATAACAAAGTATGCATCTattttagaatttcaaattgcATAGATAGAACTTTAGTATTGCGTCATTGAGGGAGGGAATTTGAAACCCCTTAGATAGTGGCTAGTTCtcaatttcaaaagtttttttttttttttttttttttgaaagatcaatttcaaaagttgaaaagtaaTTACTTTTTAATCTTACTCCACTGAAGTTTTACATGTGAAATTAAAACAGTAAAATTTTACATGTATATAACCAAAAAATTACCAGTAAAAGTTATTTCCTCCAGTTACTCTACGAATGAGATAATATAAGGAACTTTCAGGAGCAATTTCGAAACATAGTTCAAGTTGTACATAATAGCTGTTAACTGTCCAGCATTGACTGGAATAAGAAAGATATCATTTATGAAGAAATACTAAATACTTTAGCATGTCTTGGGAGATTAAACAcacaattttgaaaattttattccATGAGTTGGGAGGCGTTAATTAAGCACTACCTCAACATAATTACACTAAAAAGCTTGGGCACAATAAGAGAAACAACAGGAAAAAGTAGCTCCGTCAAGTCCCCAACAAGGAGCCTAGCTATTCGTTTAGCTTCATGATGCCTGAGGCTGGTTACGagccttctccttctccttcactTCACTTCCTTGCTTGTTATCATACTCTGCACGTATCAAACAAATATATGAATCATCAATCAA from Lycium ferocissimum isolate CSIRO_LF1 chromosome 2, AGI_CSIRO_Lferr_CH_V1, whole genome shotgun sequence includes:
- the LOC132046563 gene encoding uncharacterized protein LOC132046563, translating into MFRRKPSHANEADDSASRDAKVSELRAGLGPLSGRSLKFCSDACLRRYLEARNWNLDKAKKMLEETLKWRSTFKPEEIRWHEVAQEGETGKVSKANFHDRLGRTVLIMRPGKQNTSSPEGNIRHLVYLMENAILNLPQGQEQMSWLIDFNGWSLNTNISIKTARDIIYILQNHYPERLAIVVLYSPPRFFEAFWKVVKYFIDTKTFEKIKFVYPNNKDSVELMKTFFDTENLPSEFGGKATLNYDHEEFSKLMAQEDIKTAKFWGIDDLAAHTDENHGYSEAAEVTPLPVSVASAAS